One Tachypleus tridentatus isolate NWPU-2018 chromosome 3, ASM421037v1, whole genome shotgun sequence DNA window includes the following coding sequences:
- the LOC143247851 gene encoding early growth response protein 3-like, with product MVDTEIAGEKPYTCTWEGCTWKFARSDELTRHYRKHTGQKPFKCQLCQRSFSRSDHLSLHMKRH from the exons ATGGTTGATACAGAAATAGCCG GTGAGAAGCCCTATACTTGTACCTGGGAAGGTTGCACGTGGAAATTTGCGAGGTCAGACGAGTTGACCCGTCACTACCGCAAACATACGGGTCAAAAACCATTTAAGTGCCAGCTATGTCAAAGGTCATTTTCCCGCTCCGATCATCTCTCTCTTCACATGAAAAGACACTAG